In the genome of Rissa tridactyla isolate bRisTri1 chromosome Z, bRisTri1.patW.cur.20221130, whole genome shotgun sequence, the window CCTCAGCATTAGAACAAATTTAAACTCCAGTGAATTATGCAGTAAGGAAAAGGTCTAGATCTCCACCAACTTTGTGCTAAAGTTATAAGTCAGTGCCTCATGCGGATGTTGCTAGTCAATTAGTTTACTTCGTTTATCAGGCAATAAACTAATTCCCTAGAAATGAAAGTCAAATAACTCCATACATCCAGTACAGACAACCTAAGTTTGTTGAACAGATTAGCTACAAATTTAAAAGTCTATTGATAGACTCTTTCTGGTAGAAACAGAAGTGTGTAGAGGTTAGAATACCTAAATGGAAAATTATctgaagcagaatttccttttagTATTTTCAGATTAGGATCAATGTTTGTGATgtttattgaaaatatattttccttctgcCAAAACTTTCCTCTTATGTTGTTCTATCAGATATTTTTTCTTACATGTCGCATAGCATGATAATTTTGCAAAAGAGACCTCTTGTTTAGGGTCTAGTAGTCTTTAGATATTGATGTTTAAATCTAAAATATGTCAGTTCTAACATGTTTTGCTTAAATCCTCATTTTGTTTACCGACTTTATAGGATGCCATAGTTTGCCAGCTTTGGTGTCTGAAGAGGTTGTAGCAGTGTTAGTTAAACTTTAGAGAAACTGGGGCGCAGAGTTTCTTCACCCTGGGACCTTTTATTCTGAGCTAGTGACATGTCTGCACTCCAGCAGCTGGTAACCTGCTGTGAAGGAGGTGAAGCAAGGGCTAGTCTTGGGCAAATCTGCCAGATTCCTCTGGGCATGCGAGCACCAGTCTGCCCATTTGCAGCGGTGCTGCTGCAGGCCTTGGGTCATATCCCAAATCTGAAAGACCAAAATTAGACTCATCTTTTGAAAACATGGGCTGATTTGGTGTCAACAGATACAGCTTCATGTTTTAGCAAATTTTAATCAGCTTGCCTTTTCCTGTTGTGATGAAATAACACTCCCTGTTTTGACAGTCTCAGGCTTTGTGGAATGGAgagtcaaaataaaataaacaatgaagCCCACATTGAACATGCTAATACACAACCTCAAATGTTTCCTTAATTCCTAGGCCTAAACTAGACAGCTTATCCAAACATTTCCTCCTGCTGACTCCTCCTGTCCCCCACACCATCCTGGGTTACTAGATTTTAGATAGCAAGTTCTAATACACATATTGCAGATTGAAAGCAGAGTTTCATTAGCACAAACTCCCCTATCATAATTGTAATCTACAGTAAATGAATGCAATTAGCCACACCAGGGTCTCCCCtgagccctcccctcctctgcacaCAGGCAGCAGCCATAACCTGACACCAGGCTCTCGTATAAAGCTAGCACACTACGGTCACTGCAATAGCAGCAGGTCTTACAGGGTTGCACTTTATGAGATCATGTCACCACTTCTCCTTGAGCTGTTAGTGCTCTCATGTCTTGGAGCCACAGAGCCACAGGCTGATTCattgcaaaggaaaagcagaaggccGTTTCAGCATCTTTTCTATCTGGACAAAAATCTGCTTGAAAGTCAAAGTTTTCGTGAGCTGGTAGGGGAAAACCCAGTAGGTGTTGAGGAAACCCTGGGAGAACCAAGCTTTTTTGTAGCAATTCCACAAACGGCATCTGAAAGTCAgaagccagagaagaaaaaaatgtccagATTCATCCTTCCCAATGCAGAACTCCAGGCAGAGCAAGACCTGAGAACCTGGGCAGCACCCAGAGAGCTCTCTCCTGTGGAAAACCTCTCTCCATCCCACTATTCCACCAAGAGGGAGGCTGAACCTCCCTATAGAAAAGATGCCAAGAAATTTTGGGACCACttcatgttaaagaaaaattcAGCATCTGAAGAGGTTGTCCTGCCAATCAAGACCAATGAAATGCACCAAGAAAACTGCAGAACCCTGCCTTTTTCCCAGGTAAGAACAGGTGTCCAAGATCAATAAATGTGTCCTTTCCCCTGCCTCTTGTAATTAGTACCTAAAGACATAAGGGTTAGTTCATTTGCTAAGCCACAGTGCCACTTCAGAACGCCCACAGATGATAAGCGGCTGAAAACCCCTgctgaaaaaggctgaaaaagctTTAGTCTGATGAGGCAAGCTGCTAAATTGCAGCACTGGAAAGCCACATGTGCAATTTCAGAGAGttattggtttgttgtttttttttaatgcaaagatgTTCTGACCTAGCCTAAGCGAGCAAGGCAGTGGTGAATAATTATCTATTCAATGAATATACATCTAAAGAGTTTGTATGCATGAattacctatatatatatacacatatgcatatatacaaaaAGAGTTCCAGGGCAAGTATTTGCAGGAGAAGCTGGTTGTTTTCTTAGAGCTAAGCAAGGATTCCTTTTTGCTGTATTAATTGGGGGATTGATGCATACATCTAATTCTGTGCTAAGAATGCTGGAGAACTGGTAAATTGTCCCATGCACAGATGAAGCCATTCTGTCATATTGTAACATCAAGACAAGCAAATAGTATAGATAAAGGTGCAGTATTCTTCATAAAGCAACACCTCTGCTCAGTGTTTCTGTAATCACAGCCTGTCAAGGACCATGTTTTTTTCACGTCCCTCACTAAATTTATCTCACTGGCAGACACATCGGACCTAGAAACTTGTACCACTTTGTATTTTGTGCCATGTACTATGGCAAGCTTTCTCCAGGATGGCTGCAGTTAGGCCAATATGAAAGTGCTAACTTCAGTCTAGCTTTTTATGGCTTGGGAGTTGACACAGGCTCTGCTGATACAAGGAACTGTTATTCTTACAAACCAAGAAATTGCAGAACTTCCACTGCACTtttaagattttcatttaaaaaagcctGCCAAAGAATATTATGCCTCTTCCACAAGGAGACTAATCTTAAAGATTACAGTGGAGTCTAGCTTGTGGTTTATATATAAGAACATTGGGCCAAAATAACGTTTTAAGTCCTGCTAAGTGGGTAAGACTGCTTAACCATGTCAGAAGTGTAGGactcaaagagcaattaaaagGTAAATATGACAAACCCACCTGTCGGATTTTCCCCTATCAGCTTGCAAAGGCTCTGAATGAAGCAGATTTTGCTTTCATTGTTCAGTCCAAGAATTGCCAATAGGAGTGCTAAAGTTTGTTTTTACAAGCTCTTATGTTTTACCATTTGCTTGACATAAAAAATGTTCAATATAAATGTTCTGATAAGAAAAAATATAGTACTTTGGTTTtggagtgttttttttctttttttgctttcatgccttGTAGCAAAGTCCATGGGCTTTTCATCTACCAGGAACTTCAAACTGCTTTCTGTTTCAGGCTGTTACTCATGAGAGCTGTGAGAAGGTGGTGGTACAGAATAAtctgtgttttggaaaatgtAGTTCCTTTCATGTTCCTGGTCCAGAAGATCGTCTTTATACCTTTTGTTCTCATTGCTTGCCCAGCAAGTTCTCCATGAAGCGCCTGGATCTCAACTGCACCAGTTCTGTCCCAGTGGTCAAAGAAGTCATGATTGTAGAAGAGTGTAAATGTGAGACTCAGAAGATCAAAGATGCTGCGACTGGATCTCTACTGTCAGATTTGCATGCAAATGTACATGAGCACAACTAATCCAGTGCAAAGTACTTCTTAGCTCCTTCATCATAAGAATttgccaaggaaaaaaacccaaagaactaAAGCTTTCATCACACTGGTgtacaaaaatattaaagatgTAGACTTTCTACTTGAAATGCTTCTCTGCTTCAACGATAACTTTACCTAGGATGTAACAGATGTTTCTCTGCAGCTGTTAAAGAAATGGAGATGAAATTACTGGACTTAAGTGTAGACTTCCTACTTTAACAAGGGAaacctttaaatttttttccacccttcctATCACTGTCTATAGAATGCTAGTAAACAACAGCTGAAGAACTAGCATGATTTATCTGTGCAAAACCCTGATGTATTGGCTGGTTTACGTTGCCTTTGCTTGCAGGGACTGCCAATATAGATCTATTGGCAACACAGATGAGGCTTTAGTCTCTTCCTTGCAAAAACATGTCTACTTTTACATCAAGATAGTGGCTGGAGAGTGTAAAATATAAATGGACATTAGGCAGATAGAGAGCTGTGACTACTTAAGGTCATTCTGATTGCTCCCAGCTGGAGTTCAGTTCCCCGTGAAAACTACTATACCTCATAATTTACACATTTACATAGTGGTTGCAAAGGATATTTTGCCATGGAAACCAATTACTCTCCTACTACATGCCTGCATTTgctctgcaggtttttttaattgaaagtagaaaaaaaagataaaattggaTACACTCACAGAAAACATCATAAATTAATtgattgctgttattattattaaagttcATTACAGAAAGACAATGCACATTTTCCAGTCTGATGAATTTTAACATTGTCAATGACACCAAGATAAAGTTTAAATAGCGTTCTCAACACCTAAACTACAGCAGAAAAGGCATTCATGTGATAGAAAATCTGCAGAAGGATTTTATTAGCATGGCAATACCTGCACAGCTTTACAGAAACATACGAGAAAACTCTGTTAGGAAAGGTGTGAGTCCAACACAACACCAGCAGCTGTCAGACAAACTGTGGGCTtctctgctctctccagctgcttcTCCCTGGATTTGTCTTGCAGACCTGGCACATCAGACAGTGATCAGCTTCCAGCAACTAGACCTCAGCCTGTTTATaacccagctccttcagtcctCTGGAAATCTGCTCCACTGCTATTGCCAAACCCTCAGATCTGGGGCCCTGTTGTTGAACTAGCCACGGCTCTTTTTTTGGGGTATTGGAAATCAGTATTGATATAGCTGGTCGATTCAAGGGTTGGGTAAATGATTCCTTGTACTTGAACTGCACTGTGATCAGAAGTCTCTAATATCCTGTCAAAAAATATGATTCTGGAGTGCAAGGTGTGTTTAATGAAAATTGCATCTGAATGATATTCTGATAttggctctgcactgctgctatTGCTCGTTGCTCCTGCAGGTCACTTGCAGTAAGCCAACTAAAGAGTAATGTATAGTTATTTTTTGTCATATGTAAACctgattttaaataataaaaattgtatACTAAACAAAggcttctttctgtcctttaacACTAAGGACTGATATGCAAACTTGTGTACAGCTGTTTGTATGTTGTGGCATGATATATGAAGTCATTCCAAGTAACAAGCTGTCAAGGTCTTATCATCCCTGTATTGAATGCAATAAAGATAATACTTATTTTAACTTAATATTTATTCTAGTTTTATAATGCTCATCAGTATTCTCAGGATGCTAGTGCAATGAACTAGCACCCAGATTCAGAAATTCACCTTCATGTGTTAGGCTGCATTGAGCATGGGCTCAGGCtatgaacaaagaaagaaaagcttttctaacGAGCAAAGTAGCACCAGCTAGCAACCGTACAGTTTCAGACAACAAAGTAATCCTTTACGACTCATGCTTTTTTCAGTAGGGATTCCTCCTCACTGAGCATGTCCAATTGCAAAGTCAGCCCTAACGACTCGTGCTTTGTTAAAGCAGGCTTTATGCAAGTGGAAAAGCTAAAAAACAACTCCCTGCCTTACCATGAGGTTCAAACCTTTGTGAGTTATTGTAAATATTATTGTTACTTTTTTATCAGGCCTAAGAAAGAAAGGCACACAAAGCATCAAAGTTCccaacttttttctctttatttgcaactttattttttaatctgaaaaagctAAATCTTCTGAGCTTCTAACCACTAATGTTTTAAAGCTGTGTGaatgtttgcatttccttttttttttttctgaaatgcaagcTTGCAGAGAACCATTTGAAGGTAGGACCTCCATACACTAAGTTCACAAGtcaattaagaagaaaaatcttccaGTCTTGTAATTTTGAGATGACTGACTGCTAAACTGTGACCTTTGCATGTAAGGATGGCAGAACTGAAGCTATATTGTGGTCTGTAAAGTATTCAGCCTAATTTTTAAAGTTCCTTCTGTGTGCTGAAGCATTACTGCAGTCAAAGAAAGCTATTCATTTAAAGAGTCTGCAGGACCAGATTCTTAGTGTGAATTTGCACAGCTTAAAAGTAGGTGAAAAGAGGTAATGACAGCTGTAGTAATTGCTAATTAGATTAGTGCTGTAGGTTTTCTGGATGAATGTTTAATTAACCCAGCAATGACTGGTTGCATGTAATTAGCACCGTATTCTACAAAATCAAGAATGTGTTAATTGGATCAGATTTCTCAGCCTTTAAAAATTCCGTATTAGGAATAAGTTG includes:
- the CER1 gene encoding cerberus — its product is MSPLLLELLVLSCLGATEPQADSLQRKSRRPFQHLFYLDKNLLESQSFRELVGENPVGVEETLGEPSFFVAIPQTASESQKPEKKKMSRFILPNAELQAEQDLRTWAAPRELSPVENLSPSHYSTKREAEPPYRKDAKKFWDHFMLKKNSASEEVVLPIKTNEMHQENCRTLPFSQAVTHESCEKVVVQNNLCFGKCSSFHVPGPEDRLYTFCSHCLPSKFSMKRLDLNCTSSVPVVKEVMIVEECKCETQKIKDAATGSLLSDLHANVHEHN